One Paenibacillus crassostreae DNA segment encodes these proteins:
- a CDS encoding SDR family NAD(P)-dependent oxidoreductase, whose amino-acid sequence MIDYKGKVALVTGASTGIGKAYATELAALGSHVILVARSKDKLEALAKELSSKYGIEAYALPADLSKPGAARLLAEQIAVLALNVNILINNAGFGTHGRFEEISSEREQEMISLNVASLVDMTHQFLPYMQQKKNGIIVNIASLGSFQSIPYMATYAATKAFVLSFTESIFAENRHLGVRVLALCPGTTKTEFFDVIGTTEMPGGINGTPESVVKAGFRGIEKGRSYIIDGISNYWIAQSARFLTRKFTAIITERMTRPASSKTAASIPASGKSK is encoded by the coding sequence ATGATCGATTACAAAGGCAAGGTGGCACTGGTTACCGGTGCTTCAACAGGTATCGGCAAGGCATACGCTACGGAACTGGCTGCTTTAGGCAGCCATGTGATTTTGGTGGCGAGGTCGAAGGACAAATTAGAGGCTCTGGCAAAGGAATTATCATCTAAATACGGTATAGAGGCATATGCCCTACCAGCTGATTTATCCAAACCAGGTGCGGCGCGATTGTTGGCTGAACAAATTGCCGTGCTTGCCCTTAACGTGAACATTCTGATCAATAATGCAGGTTTCGGTACACACGGTCGTTTCGAGGAAATTTCAAGTGAGCGAGAACAGGAAATGATTAGCCTGAATGTAGCTTCGCTCGTGGATATGACCCATCAATTTTTGCCCTACATGCAGCAGAAGAAGAATGGAATTATTGTAAATATAGCTTCCCTTGGCTCCTTTCAGTCAATCCCCTATATGGCTACTTATGCAGCTACCAAAGCGTTTGTTCTTTCGTTCACTGAGTCAATCTTTGCAGAAAACCGCCATCTTGGGGTGCGCGTCCTTGCCTTATGCCCGGGAACGACCAAGACGGAATTTTTCGATGTGATTGGCACAACGGAAATGCCAGGAGGAATTAACGGCACTCCCGAGTCAGTTGTGAAAGCTGGCTTCCGAGGGATCGAGAAAGGGCGAAGCTATATCATAGATGGAATATCCAATTATTGGATAGCTCAAAGCGCTCGCTTTCTCACACGAAAATTTACGGCGATCATAACCGAGCGAATGACGCGTCCTGCTTCGTCTAAGACTGCCGCTTCAATACCAGCTTCGGGTAAATCCAAATAA
- a CDS encoding helix-turn-helix transcriptional regulator has product MGYAFVENMEHFAPHIFQALEGEGLYRSHSHESDELTLILEGEGSYTTQSHSILVARGDLILIPTNLFHGFVCLKAWKGISVHFLKEQVPSYCQYLINHAFQQNPDHILVSRLNGWQLDKAELALKQLEEEWSRKQHGELSYDLMRNALESLLLSYHANASESMKASRIEQGSDNQIIQDALKVIHGAYQTTLKISDLAVHYFLSESIFRKKFTDIVGVSPKQYIIRLRLNEAKRLLQYTRKPIEWISSEVGFTSSSRFHELFVKHFGKTPLEWRKQEESGST; this is encoded by the coding sequence ATGGGGTATGCTTTCGTTGAAAACATGGAACATTTTGCGCCTCATATATTCCAAGCTTTGGAGGGTGAAGGGCTGTATCGTTCACATTCTCACGAATCTGACGAGCTTACTCTCATACTGGAAGGAGAAGGCAGCTATACCACACAGAGTCATAGTATCCTAGTTGCAAGAGGAGATCTGATCCTCATCCCGACAAATTTGTTTCATGGATTCGTTTGTCTAAAAGCATGGAAAGGGATATCTGTACATTTTTTGAAGGAACAAGTTCCATCTTATTGTCAATATTTAATTAACCATGCCTTTCAACAAAATCCGGATCATATTCTGGTCTCCCGATTGAACGGGTGGCAATTGGACAAGGCTGAGTTGGCTTTGAAGCAATTGGAGGAAGAATGGTCAAGGAAGCAGCACGGTGAATTATCTTATGATTTGATGCGAAACGCGCTTGAATCGCTGCTTCTCAGTTATCATGCGAACGCATCGGAATCGATGAAGGCGAGCCGGATTGAGCAAGGAAGCGATAATCAGATTATCCAGGATGCATTAAAAGTGATTCATGGCGCTTATCAAACCACGTTGAAAATATCTGATTTGGCAGTACATTACTTTTTGTCCGAAAGCATCTTCCGCAAGAAATTCACGGATATTGTCGGCGTATCTCCAAAGCAATACATCATCAGACTTCGTCTGAATGAAGCAAAAAGACTGCTACAGTATACCCGCAAACCAATCGAATGGATCTCCTCTGAGGTTGGATTCACTTCATCCAGTCGCTTTCATGAGCTTTTCGTCAAACACTTTGGAAAAACCCCGTTGGAATGGAGAAAACAAGAAGAATCTGGTTCAACGTGA
- a CDS encoding aldo/keto reductase: MQKRTLGREGLEVSALGLGTMMMPNNEESVRVIHEALDIGVTMFDTADIYGEFAQQRFGENEKLVGRALKHRRDKAVIATKFGVTHTQGPKGDRAYIKKSVDASLYHLGLDYIDLYYQHRYDPNTPIEETIGTMADLVKDGKIRFIGLSEAPADIIRRAHAIHPITAVETEYSLWSREVEDEVLPLLKELGIGFVPYSPLGRGFLTGQIKKFEDLTEDDYRRHYERFQGDNFIKNVEVAALIEEMASKKGCTSAQLALAWLLAQGDFIVPIPGTKRIDRVKDNLGALQVQLTPADFEEIERISPKGFAAGGRF; the protein is encoded by the coding sequence ATACAAAAAAGGACGCTTGGACGTGAGGGATTAGAGGTTTCAGCATTAGGACTTGGAACCATGATGATGCCAAATAACGAGGAATCGGTTCGCGTGATTCATGAGGCGCTCGATATCGGCGTCACTATGTTTGACACAGCGGATATTTATGGTGAATTTGCACAGCAACGGTTTGGAGAAAACGAGAAGTTGGTAGGACGGGCGCTTAAGCATAGACGGGATAAAGCGGTGATTGCCACGAAATTTGGTGTAACGCATACCCAGGGGCCGAAAGGTGATCGGGCGTATATCAAAAAATCGGTGGATGCTAGCTTATACCATCTCGGATTGGATTACATTGACCTCTATTATCAGCACCGCTACGATCCGAATACCCCTATTGAAGAAACCATTGGAACGATGGCTGACTTGGTCAAAGATGGAAAAATTCGTTTTATCGGTCTATCCGAAGCACCAGCTGATATCATCCGCCGTGCGCACGCCATTCATCCCATTACGGCAGTGGAAACGGAGTATTCTTTATGGAGTAGGGAAGTGGAAGATGAAGTACTTCCACTTCTCAAAGAATTAGGAATTGGTTTTGTACCTTATAGCCCGCTGGGACGAGGATTCCTGACAGGACAAATTAAAAAGTTCGAAGATTTGACAGAGGATGATTATAGGCGACATTATGAACGGTTCCAAGGCGATAATTTCATTAAAAATGTGGAAGTCGCAGCGCTGATCGAAGAGATGGCTTCAAAAAAAGGGTGCACCTCTGCTCAACTTGCATTGGCGTGGCTTCTCGCCCAAGGAGACTTTATTGTGCCAATCCCCGGTACCAAACGAATAGACCGAGTGAAGGATAATCTTGGCGCTCTACAGGTTCAACTTACTCCAGCGGATTTCGAAGAAATTGAACGTATCTCTCCAAAAGGCTTCGCTGCCGGGGGGCGTTTCTAA
- a CDS encoding TetR/AcrR family transcriptional regulator has translation MSKREDILVATLDLITEEGLQSVTFSKIFKRANVGSSTFYNYYKSKEELVSELFMNTRTHMGEEVMIGYDPSLTVYERIKGILKSTADYALNYPKELSFIENHCQSPYISEELRNKLDPSAIEIFSIIEQGQKQGIIREMDIILCCQLVTGMINSVINGYLAGKYSLDEYQIQQTLEACWKAIKV, from the coding sequence ATGAGTAAACGTGAAGATATTTTGGTGGCAACCCTTGATTTAATAACGGAAGAGGGCTTGCAGTCCGTTACCTTTTCGAAAATCTTTAAGAGGGCAAATGTGGGTTCCAGCACCTTTTATAATTATTATAAAAGTAAGGAGGAGCTGGTCAGTGAACTCTTTATGAATACTCGTACTCATATGGGAGAAGAAGTTATGATCGGATATGATCCCAGCCTGACTGTCTATGAAAGAATAAAAGGCATTCTAAAAAGCACTGCAGATTATGCGCTTAACTATCCCAAGGAGCTTTCATTTATTGAGAACCATTGTCAGTCACCCTATATCTCCGAAGAATTGAGGAATAAGTTAGATCCCTCGGCAATCGAAATTTTCTCAATCATTGAACAGGGTCAAAAACAGGGTATTATCCGGGAAATGGATATCATATTATGTTGCCAACTCGTCACTGGAATGATTAACTCTGTCATAAACGGCTATTTGGCAGGGAAATATTCTCTTGATGAATATCAAATTCAGCAGACTCTAGAAGCTTGCTGGAAAGCAATTAAGGTTTAG
- a CDS encoding ABC transporter permease — translation MKLIKKLLRDIKQSIGQFLAFVLVITIGAFFYTGLVTLSDNLSTYTKEYFHTHNLSDLNVYYDQISKQDTSELDEIEGTNKVEGRYTFDATQSFGDTKATLKIHSIPANNIINTPTVIEGNIPSRKDQILLDSHYAREHQYRVGDQIKLSVNDEDVAFTISGLGENVEYAKKNETQDHKTSGFAYVAEAGIPRIAGSLYYNEVLIDAEEGYDIDRLGQNVEAQSYKNSYVSQISKDRTFSYSQLQQTVYNNKLMSKVIPLVLFIIEAIILFLTMSRIIDSQRNQVGIMKALGVKSSSIMLHYMGFPVLVGIIGSIIGCIVSAIIFVPMIETSNARSYSLPSIAFSLSPFSVITPILFSSAFGMLACYLSGIGILREHAAEAMRPKPPKKMKKLLIERLPEIWRRISYSNKLILRNIFLNKQKAIASSVGVVVSTVLLITAFGTQTSLQRVADQIEEVNTYDLKVDYTRGAELEKVELPTGIESSYYQSAFPVEFVKGDDHENATLTVTEKDNALIQFFDENDNPMTLMDSGVLVPKSYADQYKVAIGDTIRIRFTDPSFANKTVDMKVTQISNQYSNPSFFCSIAYLKSFGIDYNPSSILVKASNTADLTSVRQFFEQDNQVDTIADKDDLKESAQFILKQNSFIFIMFIISAVILSFGAIYTISSINIYERNRELATLKVLGYQKNKINRLIFSENMILTTFAVIIALPISGYMYSIIIEALSSTHQQIPDQINMFVMLVSIIIAFLLTTLSNLMLRRKVSRINMIESLKSIE, via the coding sequence ATGAAATTAATCAAAAAATTGTTAAGGGATATCAAGCAATCGATCGGCCAATTTCTTGCCTTTGTATTGGTTATCACCATAGGCGCTTTTTTCTACACGGGGCTGGTCACGTTAAGCGATAATCTTAGCACTTATACGAAGGAATACTTTCATACACATAATTTAAGCGACTTGAACGTCTACTACGACCAAATTTCCAAGCAGGACACGTCGGAGTTGGATGAAATCGAAGGGACAAACAAGGTTGAAGGACGGTACACCTTCGATGCGACGCAATCTTTTGGCGATACGAAAGCGACCTTAAAGATCCATTCGATCCCCGCCAACAATATTATTAATACGCCTACGGTGATTGAGGGCAACATTCCGTCTCGCAAGGATCAAATCTTGCTTGATTCCCATTACGCCAGGGAACATCAGTACAGAGTGGGGGATCAAATAAAGTTAAGCGTTAATGACGAGGATGTGGCATTCACCATTAGCGGCTTGGGCGAAAATGTGGAATATGCCAAAAAGAACGAAACCCAGGACCATAAAACTTCCGGATTCGCATATGTGGCTGAAGCGGGAATTCCTCGAATCGCCGGTAGCCTTTATTATAATGAGGTTTTGATCGATGCTGAAGAAGGGTACGATATAGACCGGTTAGGCCAAAATGTTGAAGCGCAATCCTATAAAAATTCTTATGTAAGCCAAATAAGCAAAGACCGAACATTTAGTTATTCGCAGCTCCAACAAACAGTCTATAACAATAAATTGATGAGCAAGGTTATTCCGCTGGTTCTCTTTATAATCGAAGCGATCATTCTCTTCCTCACCATGTCTCGGATCATCGATTCGCAAAGGAACCAAGTAGGAATTATGAAGGCGTTAGGAGTGAAGAGCAGTAGCATCATGCTCCATTACATGGGGTTTCCGGTGCTTGTCGGCATCATAGGATCCATTATTGGTTGCATCGTTTCGGCAATCATATTCGTTCCAATGATTGAGACGTCGAATGCTCGATCCTACTCGCTGCCGAGCATTGCCTTCTCCCTATCCCCCTTCTCGGTCATTACGCCTATCCTCTTCTCGAGCGCATTCGGCATGTTGGCTTGTTACTTAAGCGGCATAGGTATTCTGCGAGAACACGCAGCGGAGGCGATGAGACCTAAACCGCCGAAGAAGATGAAGAAGCTGCTCATTGAACGGCTTCCGGAAATCTGGAGACGCATTTCCTATAGCAATAAGCTCATTTTAAGAAACATCTTTCTTAATAAGCAAAAGGCGATAGCGAGCTCTGTTGGCGTTGTGGTGAGCACGGTGTTATTGATCACTGCTTTCGGGACTCAAACGTCCTTGCAAAGGGTGGCTGACCAAATCGAAGAGGTAAATACCTATGATCTGAAGGTGGATTACACGAGGGGAGCAGAGTTAGAGAAGGTAGAGTTACCCACCGGGATTGAAAGCAGCTATTATCAATCGGCCTTTCCCGTGGAATTCGTCAAAGGCGATGATCATGAGAATGCCACGTTGACTGTTACGGAGAAGGACAACGCTCTTATTCAATTCTTCGACGAGAACGACAATCCGATGACGCTTATGGACAGCGGCGTACTGGTACCCAAATCGTATGCGGATCAATATAAGGTTGCTATAGGGGATACGATCCGAATTCGATTCACCGATCCGTCGTTTGCGAATAAAACGGTCGATATGAAGGTTACGCAAATATCCAATCAGTATTCGAATCCGTCGTTCTTTTGCTCGATAGCGTATCTCAAGAGCTTTGGAATCGACTACAATCCATCCTCGATTCTAGTGAAAGCCAGTAACACCGCAGACCTTACTAGCGTCCGACAGTTCTTCGAACAAGACAATCAGGTAGATACAATCGCGGACAAGGATGATTTGAAAGAATCTGCACAATTTATTCTGAAGCAAAATAGTTTTATCTTCATCATGTTTATCATTAGTGCCGTCATTCTTTCGTTTGGTGCCATCTACACGATATCCTCCATCAACATTTACGAAAGGAATCGCGAGCTGGCTACTCTTAAGGTATTGGGTTATCAAAAAAATAAAATAAATCGACTTATCTTCTCTGAAAACATGATACTCACCACCTTTGCGGTCATTATAGCACTGCCGATCAGTGGCTACATGTATTCCATTATTATAGAGGCGCTGTCGAGTACTCATCAACAAATCCCAGATCAAATAAATATGTTTGTGATGCTGGTATCAATCATTATTGCATTTTTGCTTACCACTCTCTCTAACTTGATGCTTCGGAGAAAGGTATCCCGAATTAATATGATTGAATCCTTAAAAAGTATAGAGTAA
- a CDS encoding glycoside hydrolase family 43 protein yields MTKRWKWIGLLLFMCAIAIGMSLVWQYSEKELGDPVPFTNPVYQSDAPDPTVLKADDGYYYAVTTQTDRDGTFTPLPILQSKDLVNWEERGTVFTVESVPEWTTYNYFWAPHLTYHDGKYYVYYSTMLNDNIESTGMGIGVAVADHPEGPYVDKGEPVLAGISFDTIDPFVFDDEDGKRYMYWGSNGMPIYAQELASDGMSVIGKKTEAIWAGQYDVRDGYDKLVEGPWVIKRENYYYMFYSGDYCCQVSGHNAHYAVMVARSESPMGPYEIYANNPILDMNDKFLAPGHNAVIQDDAGQDWILYHAYDLIHADVPGRAMLLDRIDWENGWPVINGGKGPTSELQTDGPVVQKR; encoded by the coding sequence ATGACAAAACGTTGGAAGTGGATAGGGTTATTACTTTTTATGTGCGCAATAGCTATAGGAATGAGCTTGGTATGGCAGTATTCTGAGAAAGAACTCGGAGATCCTGTTCCGTTTACGAACCCGGTTTATCAGTCTGACGCGCCTGACCCCACTGTTTTGAAAGCTGACGACGGGTATTATTATGCGGTCACGACCCAAACGGACCGCGATGGGACATTTACGCCGCTTCCGATTTTGCAATCGAAGGATTTGGTCAATTGGGAGGAGCGGGGAACCGTCTTTACAGTGGAAAGCGTACCGGAGTGGACGACCTACAATTATTTTTGGGCTCCCCATTTGACTTACCATGACGGGAAGTACTACGTTTACTATTCGACAATGTTGAATGACAATATCGAGTCAACCGGTATGGGCATCGGAGTAGCGGTGGCGGATCATCCAGAAGGTCCCTATGTGGATAAAGGCGAACCCGTTCTTGCTGGGATTAGTTTCGATACGATCGACCCGTTTGTTTTTGATGATGAGGATGGCAAGCGCTACATGTATTGGGGCTCCAACGGTATGCCAATTTATGCCCAGGAACTGGCAAGCGACGGAATGAGTGTTATTGGCAAAAAGACCGAAGCGATATGGGCGGGTCAGTATGATGTTCGCGACGGTTATGACAAGTTGGTCGAAGGACCTTGGGTTATCAAGCGGGAAAACTATTATTATATGTTCTACTCTGGAGATTACTGCTGTCAGGTCAGCGGTCATAACGCTCATTATGCGGTAATGGTTGCAAGATCCGAATCGCCTATGGGCCCATATGAGATCTATGCAAATAATCCGATACTAGATATGAATGATAAGTTTTTAGCGCCGGGACATAATGCAGTCATCCAGGACGATGCGGGGCAGGATTGGATACTTTATCATGCTTATGATCTTATCCATGCTGACGTACCAGGCCGAGCCATGTTGCTCGACCGAATCGATTGGGAGAACGGCTGGCCGGTCATCAATGGCGGTAAAGGGCCAACCTCCGAATTGCAAACGGATGGGCCCGTTGTTCAGAAAAGGTAG
- a CDS encoding carbohydrate ABC transporter permease has product MNKNRMFGRISAYVFLICGSIFMLLPFAWMISTSLKQEGKVFEYPVRWIPNPVEWGNYLTVLTEAPLIGGLMNTLIIILPPMFIGLLTSALAAYAFAKLRFPGRDFLFMMMLATMTIPGVVTMIPTFILFKTIGWLDSWNPLMIPGMFGSAACVFFLRQYFRTIPSELEDAAKMDGLNPFGVFVRVILPLSKPALAAQAIFGFIGGYNDFMGPLIYINSPEKFTLQLVLASFQGYYVSNWTLIMAGSVLALIPTVILFFFAQRYFVEGITMSGMKG; this is encoded by the coding sequence ATGAATAAGAATCGTATGTTCGGGAGAATTTCGGCTTACGTATTTCTGATTTGCGGCTCGATATTCATGCTTTTGCCGTTCGCCTGGATGATCTCTACGTCGCTCAAACAGGAAGGAAAAGTATTCGAATATCCAGTTCGCTGGATTCCAAATCCTGTCGAGTGGGGCAATTATTTAACCGTATTAACAGAAGCCCCTTTGATTGGCGGGCTTATGAATACACTGATAATCATTTTACCTCCGATGTTCATCGGGCTGCTTACAAGCGCGTTGGCCGCTTATGCATTTGCTAAACTGCGCTTTCCAGGACGGGATTTTCTGTTCATGATGATGCTTGCGACAATGACGATTCCGGGCGTTGTAACCATGATTCCAACTTTTATTCTGTTCAAAACGATCGGATGGTTGGATAGCTGGAATCCGCTTATGATACCCGGTATGTTCGGTTCCGCGGCATGCGTGTTCTTCTTGCGCCAGTATTTCCGGACGATACCGTCCGAACTGGAGGATGCAGCAAAGATGGATGGTCTGAATCCGTTCGGCGTTTTTGTACGAGTTATATTGCCTCTATCGAAGCCGGCACTCGCCGCGCAGGCCATATTCGGATTTATTGGCGGTTATAACGATTTTATGGGACCGCTCATTTATATCAATAGTCCGGAGAAATTCACGTTACAGCTAGTTCTGGCGTCGTTCCAAGGTTATTACGTTTCGAATTGGACTTTGATTATGGCTGGATCCGTTCTGGCGCTCATCCCAACTGTGATTTTATTTTTCTTTGCTCAGCGATACTTCGTTGAGGGCATCACTATGTCTGGGATGAAAGGATAG
- a CDS encoding glycoside hydrolase family 43 protein — translation MGTTVEKTFNNPILAKGADPWMYRHTDGNYYFMVTRGNRLELMKSRSMSRIAEGDRKIVWLPSTSGMNSQNLWAPEIHHLNGTWYIYFTANDGGGDDTRRVYVLENENEDPFEGKWTEKGVVNTEFAGLDGTVLEHGGKLIFMYAGYGNFPAYGSAIYAVEMVNPWTLKGENVLLTKPEYEWEQQGGMAINEGPCFLKRFGKVFLIYSASTCWSDDYSLGMLSASENSDLLNPSSWTKSDTPVFYKSLQNRVFGPGHNSFTVSPDGTEDWIVYHAIPESGGGSEKRSTRMQKFGWTENGNPDFGAPVPQATDIPVPSGDE, via the coding sequence TTGGGAACTACAGTAGAGAAGACATTTAACAATCCGATTCTGGCAAAGGGAGCCGATCCGTGGATGTACAGGCATACGGACGGCAATTATTACTTTATGGTAACTAGGGGAAATCGTCTTGAATTGATGAAATCCCGCTCCATGAGCCGAATTGCGGAAGGGGACCGTAAAATTGTATGGCTTCCTTCGACATCCGGAATGAACAGCCAAAACTTATGGGCGCCGGAGATTCATCATTTGAATGGAACGTGGTATATCTACTTTACTGCGAATGACGGTGGCGGAGACGACACAAGGAGAGTCTATGTGCTCGAAAACGAGAACGAGGATCCGTTTGAAGGGAAATGGACCGAAAAGGGCGTTGTCAACACAGAGTTTGCCGGCTTGGACGGTACTGTGCTGGAGCATGGCGGGAAGCTAATCTTTATGTATGCGGGATATGGAAACTTCCCGGCATATGGTTCTGCCATCTATGCTGTTGAAATGGTAAACCCGTGGACGTTAAAAGGCGAGAACGTGCTGCTCACAAAGCCGGAATATGAATGGGAGCAGCAAGGCGGGATGGCAATTAACGAAGGACCTTGCTTTTTGAAAAGGTTCGGCAAAGTATTTCTAATTTATTCGGCCAGCACTTGCTGGTCGGATGACTACTCGCTAGGCATGCTGAGCGCATCTGAAAATAGTGACCTCTTAAATCCGTCTTCCTGGACGAAAAGTGATACTCCGGTTTTTTACAAATCGTTGCAGAACCGCGTATTCGGTCCTGGACATAACAGCTTCACAGTGTCGCCTGACGGAACTGAGGATTGGATTGTTTATCACGCTATTCCGGAATCTGGCGGGGGAAGTGAAAAACGCAGCACGAGGATGCAGAAATTCGGTTGGACCGAGAATGGGAACCCGGACTTTGGAGCCCCAGTGCCCCAAGCTACGGATATCCCGGTACCCTCGGGCGACGAGTAA
- a CDS encoding ABC transporter substrate-binding protein, with the protein MKAKKSVFLVICFILFAATVIGCAGTKTNTNDNAANQNAGNNNTAAPGNNGDANTGEEVNIKFAGWGDPSEKKVFNQLIADFETKYPTIKVEYLHMPADYVGKMNTMLAGGTAPDVLYVPDGDFGRWVSAGLLLSIDSYVEASDIDTADMWDSALTRYSFDGVKTGAGELYALPKDIGPIVLYYNKVLFDAANVPYPSAENPMTFDELLETAQKLTIDENGDGKPEQYGMGPAWWEGWIWGNGGDIISEDRTEFLMHEKAAVDAMQFAADLRNKYKVTPDSRALQAMNDGQMFETGKLAMMEQGRWMVPTYRNLDFDWDVAPKPTNGKWDGHSGSVGLGIYSKTKNADAAYKLVEYLGGPEGQRLQSEMGFAIPSFKSMANTDVFLQPGQKPEHAEVFIKAAEAQKAGPWTYLPNAKWWDTLNQNLAQLWDGRKTAEQLFIELKPEIDKAIKEGNPKLFE; encoded by the coding sequence ATGAAAGCGAAAAAGTCAGTATTTCTTGTGATTTGTTTCATTTTATTTGCGGCTACTGTAATCGGCTGCGCAGGTACAAAGACAAATACAAATGACAACGCTGCTAATCAGAATGCAGGCAACAATAACACCGCTGCCCCTGGAAATAACGGTGATGCGAATACAGGCGAAGAGGTGAACATCAAATTTGCCGGTTGGGGCGACCCGTCGGAGAAGAAAGTATTCAATCAGCTTATCGCAGATTTTGAAACAAAATATCCAACGATTAAAGTAGAATACCTGCATATGCCAGCCGACTATGTCGGCAAGATGAACACGATGCTGGCTGGCGGCACCGCTCCTGACGTGCTGTATGTACCGGATGGCGATTTCGGCAGATGGGTAAGCGCAGGCTTGCTGCTTTCGATCGATTCCTATGTTGAAGCAAGCGATATCGACACAGCGGATATGTGGGACTCCGCGCTTACGCGTTATAGTTTTGACGGGGTAAAGACAGGAGCAGGCGAGCTTTATGCTTTGCCTAAGGATATCGGCCCAATCGTGTTGTATTACAACAAGGTGCTGTTCGACGCTGCTAATGTTCCGTATCCTAGCGCAGAAAACCCAATGACGTTTGATGAACTGCTCGAAACAGCGCAAAAGCTGACGATTGATGAGAACGGCGACGGCAAACCAGAGCAATACGGCATGGGTCCGGCTTGGTGGGAAGGCTGGATTTGGGGTAACGGCGGCGATATCATAAGCGAAGACCGTACGGAGTTCTTGATGCACGAGAAAGCAGCTGTTGACGCGATGCAATTTGCCGCAGATTTGCGCAATAAGTACAAGGTAACGCCGGACAGCCGAGCATTGCAGGCAATGAACGACGGTCAAATGTTTGAGACAGGCAAGTTGGCCATGATGGAACAAGGTCGTTGGATGGTACCGACATATCGGAACTTGGATTTTGATTGGGATGTTGCACCGAAACCAACAAACGGCAAGTGGGACGGCCATAGCGGTTCCGTTGGCCTAGGCATCTATTCAAAAACAAAGAATGCTGACGCTGCTTATAAATTGGTAGAATACTTGGGCGGTCCAGAAGGTCAAAGACTACAATCCGAAATGGGCTTTGCGATTCCGAGCTTCAAATCGATGGCAAACACTGATGTGTTCCTGCAGCCTGGACAAAAGCCGGAGCACGCAGAAGTATTTATTAAGGCGGCTGAAGCTCAGAAAGCAGGACCGTGGACGTACCTGCCAAATGCGAAATGGTGGGATACGTTGAACCAAAACCTGGCTCAATTATGGGATGGCAGAAAAACAGCCGAACAACTTTTTATAGAGTTGAAGCCAGAAATCGATAAAGCAATTAAAGAAGGAAATCCGAAGCTATTTGAATAA
- a CDS encoding carbohydrate ABC transporter permease, translated as MTEVSETRLAQPNRKAKRRFKKEYLWGYSFVAAPILGFLLFAFIPIGYSVFVSFTKYDAFNPPEVIGAENYARLLFEDPLFWKSLVNTFYAAVGIPIGMAVALAIAIALNQKIVGIKYFRTVFFLPTICSVVALTLLWKWIFNADYGLLNYLLSLINVEGPAWLNDYRWAMPSMIIQGVWAGLGFHMILYLAALQGVSSTLYEAAEIDGAGSWKKFRYITIPGISPTTLFILITAIIGALQDFVRFMIMTEGGPEYSTMTVVYYLFLNAFRYMDMGYASAMAWMLGILIMIITLINFWLSRRWVHYE; from the coding sequence ATGACAGAAGTCTCCGAAACCCGACTAGCACAGCCTAATCGCAAAGCAAAACGAAGGTTCAAAAAAGAGTATTTATGGGGATATTCATTTGTAGCTGCACCCATCTTAGGTTTTCTGCTGTTCGCCTTCATTCCGATCGGCTATTCGGTCTTTGTGAGCTTCACGAAATACGATGCGTTTAATCCGCCGGAAGTTATCGGAGCAGAGAACTACGCAAGACTCTTGTTTGAGGATCCGCTATTTTGGAAGTCGTTGGTCAATACATTTTATGCCGCTGTCGGTATTCCGATTGGCATGGCGGTGGCACTTGCGATTGCAATTGCCTTGAATCAAAAAATAGTTGGAATCAAGTATTTTAGAACGGTTTTCTTCTTGCCAACAATATGCTCTGTTGTTGCATTGACCTTGCTCTGGAAATGGATCTTTAATGCGGATTACGGCTTGCTCAATTATTTGCTCAGCTTAATCAATGTTGAAGGTCCTGCATGGCTCAACGATTATCGTTGGGCTATGCCCTCCATGATCATTCAAGGCGTATGGGCTGGGCTTGGATTCCATATGATCTTATATTTGGCCGCGCTGCAAGGTGTGTCCTCTACGCTATATGAAGCTGCTGAGATCGACGGTGCCGGAAGCTGGAAAAAGTTCCGCTATATCACTATTCCAGGCATTTCACCCACAACCTTGTTCATTCTGATCACCGCCATTATCGGAGCTTTGCAGGATTTTGTCCGGTTTATGATCATGACCGAAGGCGGTCCTGAATACTCGACGATGACGGTTGTGTATTATTTATTCCTAAATGCATTCCGGTACATGGATATGGGTTACGCTTCTGCTATGGCATGGATGCTCGGAATCCTGATCATGATCATCACTCTGATTAATTTCTGGCTGTCGCGGAGGTGGGTGCACTATGAATAA